A region of Thermobifida halotolerans DNA encodes the following proteins:
- a CDS encoding ABC transporter ATP-binding protein yields the protein MSETVPADSVPPPPDGRLDARDLTVSYGGDAILHDLSVTVPAGSFTVIVGPNACGKSTLLRSLARLLPARSGGVLLDGADIRALRTKELARRVGLLPQSSTAPEAITVVDLVSRGRHPHQGVFRQWSDDDERAVRDALSTTRLTALSQTPVDQLSGGQRQRVWIAMVLAQQTPVVLLDEPTTFLDIAHQIDVLELCAALNADGRTLVAVLHDLNQAARYATHLIAMKDGKIVAEGPPRSVVTEELVSRVFGVGVRIIPDPETGTPLVVPLARGAVATGTASP from the coding sequence ATGTCCGAAACCGTCCCGGCGGACAGCGTCCCGCCCCCGCCCGACGGGCGTCTCGACGCGCGTGACCTCACCGTCTCCTACGGCGGCGACGCGATCCTGCACGACCTCTCCGTCACCGTTCCCGCCGGCTCCTTCACTGTCATCGTCGGCCCCAACGCCTGCGGCAAGTCGACGCTGCTGCGCAGCCTCGCCCGCCTGCTGCCCGCCCGCTCCGGCGGAGTCCTCCTCGACGGGGCGGACATCCGCGCCCTGCGCACCAAGGAGCTGGCCCGCAGGGTCGGGCTGCTGCCGCAGAGCTCGACGGCCCCCGAGGCGATCACGGTCGTCGACCTGGTGTCGCGGGGCCGCCACCCCCACCAGGGCGTGTTCCGCCAGTGGTCGGACGACGACGAGCGCGCCGTCCGCGACGCCCTGTCCACCACACGCCTCACCGCGCTCTCGCAGACCCCGGTGGACCAGCTCTCCGGAGGGCAGCGCCAGCGCGTCTGGATCGCGATGGTGCTGGCGCAGCAGACCCCGGTCGTCCTCCTCGACGAGCCCACGACCTTCCTCGACATCGCCCACCAGATCGACGTCCTCGAACTGTGCGCGGCACTCAACGCCGACGGGCGCACCCTCGTCGCCGTACTCCACGACCTCAACCAGGCGGCCCGCTACGCAACGCACCTCATCGCCATGAAGGACGGGAAGATCGTGGCCGAGGGGCCGCCGCGCTCGGTGGTCACGGAGGAACTCGTCTCGCGGGTCTTCGGCGTCGGGGTGCGGATCATCCCGGACCCGGAGACCGGGACACCGCTCGTCGTACCCCTGGCCCGCGGCGCCGTCGCGACCGGCACCGCCAGCCCCTGA
- a CDS encoding FecCD family ABC transporter permease translates to MTSPRLWSRRVVLLRAPRAPLSLRFDLRSFTVGLACLATAVAVGAWSLTVGEMALPLRDVAAALVGRSDDGVARIVMEWRMPRVLLAALGGWALALSGAVFQTVTRNPLGSPDVIGFNTGAYTGALLGMLLVGGGHLTTVAGALLGGTLTGLAVYVLALRRGLNGYRLVVVGIGISSLLASVNGYLMITVRVEEALPAAVWGAGSLATATWADVVPVLVAVAVLTPVLMLVNRDTQLTALGDDAARSRGVDTDRLRPVLLATGVALTAAVTAVAGPIAFVALVAPQLAVRLTRTPALPLLPTAFLGASLLVLSDLVARTVIAPAQLPVGVVTVTVGGGYLAWLLISQARKS, encoded by the coding sequence GTGACCTCCCCCCGTCTGTGGTCCCGGCGCGTCGTCCTGCTCCGCGCCCCCCGGGCTCCGCTCAGCCTCCGGTTCGACCTCCGCTCCTTCACCGTCGGCCTGGCCTGCCTGGCCACCGCGGTCGCCGTGGGAGCCTGGTCCCTCACCGTGGGGGAGATGGCGCTGCCCCTCCGCGACGTCGCGGCCGCCCTCGTCGGCCGCTCCGACGACGGCGTGGCACGCATCGTCATGGAGTGGCGGATGCCCCGCGTTCTCCTGGCCGCGCTCGGCGGCTGGGCGCTCGCGCTGAGCGGCGCGGTGTTCCAGACCGTCACACGCAACCCGCTCGGCAGCCCCGACGTCATCGGATTCAACACCGGGGCCTACACCGGCGCCCTGCTCGGCATGCTCCTCGTCGGAGGCGGCCACCTCACGACCGTGGCGGGCGCCCTCCTCGGCGGAACACTCACCGGGCTCGCCGTCTACGTGCTGGCCCTGCGCCGCGGCCTCAACGGCTACCGCCTCGTCGTCGTCGGCATCGGGATCAGCTCCCTGCTGGCCTCGGTCAACGGCTACCTCATGATCACCGTGCGCGTGGAGGAGGCGCTCCCGGCCGCCGTGTGGGGCGCCGGTTCGCTGGCCACCGCGACCTGGGCCGACGTCGTCCCGGTGCTCGTCGCCGTAGCCGTGCTCACCCCCGTGCTGATGCTCGTGAACCGCGACACGCAGCTCACGGCGCTCGGCGACGACGCCGCCCGGAGCAGGGGCGTCGACACCGACCGGCTGCGTCCGGTGCTGCTCGCCACCGGTGTCGCCCTCACCGCCGCAGTGACCGCCGTCGCCGGACCCATCGCCTTCGTCGCGCTGGTCGCGCCGCAGCTCGCGGTGCGCCTCACCCGGACACCGGCCCTCCCCCTGCTGCCCACGGCGTTCCTCGGAGCGTCCCTGCTCGTCCTCAGCGACCTCGTGGCGCGCACCGTCATCGCCCCCGCCCAGCTTCCGGTGGGCGTCGTCACGGTCACCGTCGGCGGCGGCTACCTGGCCTGGCTGCTCATCTCACAAGCGAGAAAGTCCTGA
- a CDS encoding iron chelate uptake ABC transporter family permease subunit, whose protein sequence is MLTAHGTAPTVESLPAPEDPLRVARKSLAVAVGIALCASLTALSLFVGSGDLTWSQSWDALTGHSASPDGIIVREYRVPRTLLAIVVGAALGAAGAVIQAVTRNPLADPGLLGVNSGAFLAVAVGAAFLGVSGVAGQVWLGLAGALATAVVVHLVGTSGRQGRNPVHLVLAGIAIGAVLNGVGHGVTLLAPEVFDRIRFWQVGSLQGRQIDVLWGVLPFVAAGLVITVALTRSLNTLALGDDLARSLGSRVLLVRGLGFTAITLLCGAATAAVGPVSFLGLMVPHAVRAVVGPDQRWIVPLSLVAAPVVFLGADILGRVVIAGELPVGIVTAFVGSPVLVWLVRRTEVKAP, encoded by the coding sequence CGGAGGACCCGCTCCGCGTCGCACGGAAGTCCCTCGCCGTCGCGGTCGGCATCGCCCTCTGCGCGTCCCTCACCGCCCTCAGCCTGTTCGTGGGATCGGGAGACCTGACGTGGAGTCAGTCGTGGGACGCCCTCACCGGGCACAGCGCCTCCCCCGACGGCATCATCGTCCGCGAGTACCGGGTCCCCCGCACCCTCCTGGCGATCGTCGTCGGAGCCGCCCTCGGAGCCGCCGGAGCCGTCATCCAGGCGGTCACCCGCAACCCCCTCGCCGATCCCGGCCTGCTCGGCGTCAACTCCGGCGCGTTCCTCGCCGTCGCCGTCGGCGCGGCGTTCCTGGGGGTCAGCGGTGTCGCCGGTCAGGTCTGGCTGGGCCTCGCCGGCGCGCTGGCCACGGCCGTGGTGGTCCACCTCGTCGGAACGTCCGGACGCCAGGGTAGGAACCCGGTCCACCTGGTCCTCGCCGGGATCGCCATCGGCGCCGTCCTCAACGGCGTCGGCCACGGCGTCACCCTGCTCGCTCCCGAGGTCTTCGACAGGATCCGCTTCTGGCAGGTCGGCTCCCTGCAGGGACGGCAGATCGACGTCCTGTGGGGCGTGCTGCCCTTCGTCGCGGCGGGCCTGGTCATCACCGTCGCGCTCACCAGGTCGCTCAACACCCTCGCCCTGGGCGACGACCTCGCCCGCTCCCTCGGCAGCAGGGTCCTCCTCGTGCGGGGCCTCGGATTCACGGCGATCACCCTGCTGTGCGGAGCGGCGACGGCCGCGGTCGGCCCCGTGTCGTTCCTGGGACTCATGGTGCCGCACGCCGTGCGCGCGGTCGTGGGACCGGACCAGCGGTGGATCGTCCCGCTCAGCCTCGTGGCGGCCCCGGTCGTCTTCCTGGGCGCCGACATCCTCGGCCGGGTCGTCATCGCCGGCGAACTCCCCGTGGGAATCGTGACCGCCTTCGTCGGCTCCCCCGTCCTCGTCTGGCTCGTCCGGCGCACGGAGGTCAAGGCACCGTGA